From a region of the Mycobacterium intracellulare ATCC 13950 genome:
- a CDS encoding enoyl-CoA hydratase-related protein, with protein sequence MAVKLDYDDKIAIIRLGDDENRFSPAFLDDVEAALDQIISDGALGLVTTAGGKFYSNGLDLDWLSAHTDRGSWYINRVHRLLARVLTLSVPTAAAVVGHAFGAGAMLAIAHDFRAMRDDRGYFCFPEVDIRIPFNPGMAALIQSKLTPRAAVASMTTGRRFTGPDAAQFGLVDVACPADAVTGTAVDQIRPFGGKDPGTLGAIKQTMFGHVVRALTDSDEAL encoded by the coding sequence ATGGCTGTAAAACTGGATTACGACGACAAGATCGCCATCATCCGGCTGGGCGACGATGAGAACCGTTTCTCCCCAGCATTTTTGGATGACGTTGAGGCCGCGCTCGATCAGATCATCTCGGATGGCGCCCTGGGGCTGGTCACCACCGCCGGCGGAAAGTTCTACTCCAACGGGCTGGATCTGGACTGGCTGAGCGCCCACACCGACCGGGGCTCCTGGTACATCAATCGGGTGCACCGGCTGCTCGCGCGCGTGCTGACGCTGTCCGTTCCCACCGCCGCCGCCGTGGTCGGTCACGCGTTCGGTGCCGGAGCAATGCTGGCGATCGCGCACGACTTTCGCGCCATGCGCGACGATCGCGGGTACTTCTGTTTTCCCGAGGTCGACATCCGCATTCCGTTCAACCCGGGCATGGCCGCGCTCATCCAGTCCAAACTCACTCCTCGCGCCGCGGTGGCCTCGATGACTACGGGCCGTCGGTTCACCGGGCCCGACGCAGCACAATTCGGCCTCGTCGACGTCGCCTGTCCGGCGGACGCGGTCACCGGCACGGCCGTCGACCAGATTCGCCCATTCGGAGGCAAGGACCCGGGCACGCTCGGAGCGATCAAACAGACGATGTTCGGTCACGTCGTGCGCGCACTGACCGACAGCGACGAGGCGCTCTGA
- a CDS encoding TetR/AcrR family transcriptional regulator, producing the protein MPRPRLHDPDAVLDAVEDLVARSGPSAVTIRAVGAAVGVSNGAVYHTFTSRGGLMGQAWLRAGRRFLAVQTALVDDAATGTDPGGPIEAVVAAADAPVVFTEQYPGSSTLLLRVRREEVLADDVPDDIADELRRLDELLVDLMVRLAVAVWERKDAAAVDTITSCVVDLPTALLLRRDRLGSATARAHLRAAVRAVLEIGPPAARQRRG; encoded by the coding sequence ATGCCGCGGCCCCGCCTTCACGATCCCGACGCCGTACTCGACGCCGTCGAGGACCTGGTGGCGCGGTCGGGCCCGAGCGCGGTGACCATCCGGGCGGTCGGCGCGGCCGTGGGTGTCTCCAACGGCGCTGTGTACCACACGTTCACATCGCGGGGCGGACTGATGGGCCAGGCTTGGCTGCGGGCTGGCCGGCGTTTCCTGGCGGTACAGACGGCACTTGTCGACGACGCCGCGACCGGTACCGACCCGGGCGGTCCCATCGAAGCGGTGGTGGCCGCCGCCGACGCGCCGGTGGTTTTCACTGAGCAATATCCCGGCTCATCGACGCTGTTGTTGCGTGTGCGCCGCGAGGAAGTGCTCGCCGACGATGTCCCCGACGACATTGCCGACGAATTGCGACGCCTCGACGAACTTCTCGTCGATTTGATGGTGCGGCTTGCGGTCGCGGTGTGGGAGCGCAAGGACGCGGCGGCGGTGGACACGATAACCAGCTGCGTCGTCGACCTGCCCACCGCGTTGTTGCTCCGGCGAGATCGCCTCGGAAGCGCCACAGCGCGAGCGCATCTGCGCGCGGCCGTGCGCGCCGTGCTGGAGATCGGACCTCCCGCCGCGCGGCAACGACGCGGCTGA